One region of Microbacterium sp. M28 genomic DNA includes:
- a CDS encoding SDR family oxidoreductase produces MNDRLNGKGVLVTGASSGIGRATALALSRAGARVVAAGRRIDELNALVDEAPTEMLAVTLDVTRRDSVDHAVASAVRRFGRLDALVNNAGQMLAGMILDADVDQWVRMVETNLLGSMFSVHAALPHLIESRGAIIQVSSTSGRIASAGSGVYAATKFGIAAFTESLRQEVTERGVRVVVVEPGFVATELTTHITDPTMRAAADSIGQSMRTLQPEDIAEVIVFALGRPGTCR; encoded by the coding sequence ATGAATGACAGACTCAACGGCAAAGGGGTCCTCGTCACCGGCGCATCGTCGGGGATCGGCCGCGCAACGGCTTTGGCGCTGTCCCGAGCGGGCGCGAGAGTCGTCGCGGCCGGGCGGAGGATCGACGAGCTGAACGCGCTGGTGGACGAAGCGCCGACGGAGATGCTCGCTGTGACGCTCGACGTCACCCGCCGAGACTCGGTCGACCACGCGGTCGCATCCGCCGTCCGTCGGTTCGGTCGGCTCGATGCGCTCGTCAACAACGCCGGGCAGATGCTGGCGGGCATGATTCTCGATGCAGACGTCGATCAATGGGTGCGGATGGTGGAGACGAATCTGCTCGGGTCGATGTTCAGCGTGCATGCCGCGCTTCCGCACCTCATCGAATCGCGGGGCGCGATCATCCAGGTCTCGTCGACATCCGGTCGAATCGCGTCGGCCGGCAGCGGCGTCTACGCGGCGACCAAGTTCGGCATCGCCGCCTTCACGGAGTCACTCCGTCAGGAGGTCACCGAGCGTGGCGTTCGCGTCGTCGTCGTCGAGCCGGGCTTCGTGGCCACGGAGCTGACGACGCACATCACCGATCCGACGATGAGGGCGGCAGCGGACAGCATCGGTCAGTCGATGCGCACCCTGCAGCCCGAGGACATCGCAGAGGTGATCGTCTTCGCGCTCGGCCGACCCGGGACGTGTCGGTGA
- a CDS encoding NAD(P)/FAD-dependent oxidoreductase, producing the protein MSISSTSTRTAGDSAAPIVIVGGGLATIGAVKAIRRAGHDGDVTVISAEPHHPYERPPLSKDYLRRESDRTSVFTLVPEWYSDNGVIVRTAATVVDLDVAGRTLTVSDGSTESYSELLMATGSSPRPLSLPGADLLGVLSLRTLESSDLLRAALIDAREAGAGRLVVIGDGWIGLEVAASARMLGLEVTVLGHGAQPLAKVLGARMGAFYADVHTSRGVQLRRQVEVAAIEGTAGRVTGVTLSTGERIPADVVLVGVGAAPNIGLASAAGLALRDRALGGGVAVDGRLATSAPHVYAAGDIASIPSARYGRPLRVEHWATALRTGPHAARSMLGTDADFVRLPYFYSDQFDISMEYSGFVGGADDYDDLQISGDVDAASFVAFWTKKGVVQAGMTINTPNRIADVEKLITTRDALAPDDLRAFVTESAA; encoded by the coding sequence ATGTCGATCTCCAGCACATCAACACGGACCGCCGGCGATTCAGCCGCGCCGATCGTGATCGTGGGCGGCGGCCTCGCGACCATCGGAGCGGTGAAGGCCATCCGTCGGGCCGGCCACGACGGCGATGTCACCGTGATCAGCGCGGAACCGCATCACCCGTACGAGCGGCCACCGCTGTCGAAGGACTACCTGCGCCGCGAAAGCGACCGCACCAGCGTCTTCACCCTCGTGCCGGAGTGGTACTCCGACAACGGGGTGATCGTCCGCACCGCGGCGACGGTCGTCGATCTGGATGTCGCCGGCCGCACACTGACGGTGTCCGATGGGTCCACCGAGTCGTACAGCGAGCTGCTCATGGCAACGGGTTCGTCGCCACGCCCGTTGAGTCTTCCCGGTGCTGACCTTCTGGGGGTGCTCTCGTTGCGCACGCTGGAGAGCTCGGATCTCCTGCGGGCGGCACTCATCGACGCACGTGAAGCAGGCGCCGGGCGTCTGGTCGTGATCGGGGACGGCTGGATCGGACTCGAGGTCGCGGCGTCCGCACGGATGCTGGGGCTCGAGGTCACCGTGCTCGGCCACGGCGCGCAGCCGCTTGCGAAGGTGCTCGGCGCGAGGATGGGGGCCTTCTACGCCGACGTCCATACGAGCCGCGGGGTGCAGCTGCGGCGCCAGGTCGAGGTCGCCGCCATCGAAGGCACGGCGGGCCGGGTGACCGGGGTCACCCTTTCCACGGGTGAGCGGATCCCCGCCGACGTCGTCCTCGTCGGCGTGGGAGCCGCGCCGAACATCGGGCTCGCCAGTGCTGCGGGGCTCGCGCTGCGAGATCGAGCGCTGGGCGGCGGGGTCGCGGTGGACGGCCGCCTGGCCACATCCGCTCCGCACGTGTACGCCGCCGGCGACATCGCGAGTATTCCGTCCGCCAGATACGGCCGTCCGCTTCGGGTCGAGCACTGGGCCACGGCGCTGCGGACGGGCCCGCACGCCGCGAGATCGATGCTCGGCACGGATGCGGACTTCGTCCGCCTGCCGTATTTCTACAGCGATCAGTTCGACATCAGCATGGAGTACAGCGGCTTCGTCGGAGGTGCGGATGATTATGACGACCTTCAGATCAGCGGAGATGTCGACGCGGCGTCGTTCGTCGCGTTCTGGACGAAGAAGGGGGTCGTGCAGGCCGGGATGACGATCAACACGCCCAACCGGATCGCCGACGTCGAGAAGCTCATCACGACCCGGGACGCCCTCGCGCCGGATGATCTGCGGGCGTTCGTGACGGAATCGGCGGCGTGA
- a CDS encoding SDR family oxidoreductase yields MRIVVLGGTGQVGRKVVEKLERRAQAVVVASPTSGVDARSGRGLDAALEYADAVIDATNAPNPSGEAAREFFETTTRNVLDAERRAGVKHHVALSIVGADHAGEDGYFAAKGVQENLVKAGPIEHSILRSTQFYDFARRIAEWNTAEDTVHLPIKPVQPVAASDVADVLVELALGGPLNGAVDFGGPERMPLSEFVRRVLGIDHDPRYVVADDDTAPVGFNISGDLLLPRDPMRIAATTLDTWMHDEGRRSLAGVR; encoded by the coding sequence ATGCGAATCGTTGTTTTGGGTGGAACCGGCCAAGTGGGCCGGAAGGTCGTCGAGAAGCTCGAACGGCGCGCTCAGGCCGTCGTGGTGGCCTCGCCGACGAGCGGAGTCGATGCGCGATCCGGTCGCGGACTGGATGCGGCCCTGGAGTATGCGGATGCCGTGATCGATGCGACCAACGCTCCGAACCCGTCCGGCGAGGCGGCACGGGAGTTCTTCGAGACGACGACGCGCAACGTGCTGGATGCCGAGCGGCGAGCGGGCGTGAAGCATCACGTCGCGCTGTCGATCGTCGGTGCGGATCACGCGGGCGAAGACGGCTATTTCGCGGCCAAGGGCGTGCAGGAGAACCTGGTGAAAGCCGGCCCGATCGAGCACTCCATCCTCCGGTCGACGCAGTTCTACGACTTCGCCCGCCGGATCGCCGAATGGAACACCGCCGAGGACACCGTCCACCTGCCCATCAAACCGGTGCAGCCGGTCGCGGCATCCGATGTCGCCGACGTTCTCGTCGAGCTGGCGCTGGGAGGACCCCTCAACGGCGCGGTCGACTTCGGCGGGCCGGAGCGGATGCCGCTGTCGGAGTTCGTGCGCCGCGTCCTCGGAATCGATCACGACCCGCGTTACGTCGTGGCGGATGACGACACCGCTCCGGTGGGCTTCAACATCTCCGGCGACCTGCTGCTGCCTCGTGACCCCATGCGCATCGCGGCCACGACGCTCGACACCTGGATGCACGACGAAGGCCGTCGCAGCCTGGCGGGGGTTCGATGA
- a CDS encoding RNA polymerase sigma-70 factor, whose protein sequence is MGEHDVAVDDAFDAHDDLDEALRIFDAHRRRLFGIAYRMLSTVADAEDIVQETWIRWQNTDRSKIQEPVAFLTTITTRLAINVLQSSHTRRETYIGPWLPEPVNTDDDPALGAERAEALQFAILLTLEKLTPTERAAYILREAFDYPYTRIAEVISSSVVSARQLVSRARAHLSSPRNVPTDATAQRRLLEAFLTAARNGDAHELEALFAADVVSYTDGNGTKLAARIPVIGRERVAQFVAAFAHHFWTGKTIDWVHVNGQPAATLTENGVITTMVTATTSGDSILQLLWVMSPQKLNHVGAVSA, encoded by the coding sequence ATGGGTGAGCATGACGTGGCCGTCGACGACGCTTTCGATGCACACGACGACCTCGACGAAGCGCTGAGGATCTTCGACGCGCATCGACGACGTCTGTTCGGAATCGCCTACCGAATGCTGAGCACCGTGGCGGATGCGGAGGACATCGTCCAGGAGACGTGGATCCGCTGGCAGAACACGGATCGCTCGAAGATCCAGGAACCGGTGGCGTTCCTCACGACCATCACGACCCGGTTGGCGATCAACGTCCTGCAGTCCTCCCACACACGCAGAGAGACCTACATCGGGCCATGGCTTCCCGAGCCGGTCAACACGGACGACGACCCGGCGCTCGGCGCCGAGCGTGCCGAGGCCCTGCAGTTCGCGATCCTGCTGACGCTGGAGAAGCTCACGCCGACGGAGCGTGCGGCGTACATCCTGCGCGAAGCGTTCGATTACCCGTACACCCGGATTGCCGAAGTGATCTCCAGCAGCGTCGTCAGCGCACGACAGCTGGTGAGCCGTGCCCGTGCCCATCTGTCCTCCCCCAGGAACGTCCCGACGGATGCCACCGCGCAGCGACGCCTGCTGGAGGCGTTCCTCACTGCTGCGCGGAACGGGGATGCGCACGAGCTCGAAGCGCTGTTCGCCGCGGATGTCGTGAGCTACACGGACGGCAACGGCACGAAGCTGGCCGCCCGCATCCCGGTCATCGGGCGCGAACGCGTCGCTCAGTTCGTCGCGGCTTTCGCGCACCACTTCTGGACCGGGAAGACCATCGACTGGGTGCACGTCAACGGGCAGCCGGCGGCGACTCTCACCGAAAACGGTGTGATCACGACGATGGTGACGGCGACGACGTCCGGCGACAGCATCCTTCAGCTGCTGTGGGTGATGAGTCCCCAGAAGCTCAACCACGTCGGCGCGGTCAGCGCATGA
- a CDS encoding AMP-binding protein: MSRPATAATTAIREMRDFLFDHATDYDGARSGFRWPRLDAFNFALEWFDVVAGEHPERPAVQIVSADLSVRTWSYGELSRRSDQVANWLLSLGIRRSDHVIVMLNNSIELWEVMLAITKIGAVSIPTSTLLSASDLAYRIEHGEASAVVALGSLADRVGGDILRIAVDGAPADWTDFAESASAPEAFEPDGPTPASDTSLLYFTSGTTSRPKLVQHTHASYPVGHLSTMWWLGVRPEDVHLNISSPGWAKHAWSSFYSPFLAQATVFVYNYDRFDANTLMHVMQTHHVSTFCAPPTVWRMLIQADLGRLAQPPRELVGAGEPLNPEVIARVRDAWGGTIRDGFGQTEMTACVGNSPGQVVKDGSMGRPLPGYPVVLLDPVTGQVTDGEGEIALDLAEAPVGLMAGYYRDAAKTAESREGGFHHTGDIATRDADGYLTYIGRADDVFKASDYKISPFELESVLLEHELVIEAAVVPSPDPTRLSVPKAYVCLRPDAGDESAAASAIYAFARERLSAHLWVRIIEFVPELPKTISGKIRRVELRTREAQRVAAGGDRTGQHLDRDYR; the protein is encoded by the coding sequence ATGAGCCGTCCTGCCACCGCTGCCACGACCGCCATCCGCGAGATGCGCGACTTCCTCTTCGACCACGCCACCGACTACGACGGCGCGAGGAGCGGCTTCCGCTGGCCGCGGCTCGACGCGTTCAACTTCGCACTCGAATGGTTCGATGTCGTGGCCGGTGAGCACCCTGAGCGTCCGGCGGTGCAGATCGTCTCCGCCGACCTGAGCGTTCGCACGTGGAGCTACGGGGAGTTGTCCCGCCGCAGCGATCAGGTGGCGAATTGGCTTCTGAGTCTCGGCATCCGACGCAGCGATCACGTCATCGTTATGCTGAACAACTCGATCGAGTTGTGGGAGGTCATGCTCGCGATCACGAAGATCGGCGCGGTGTCCATCCCCACCTCGACACTGCTCTCGGCATCCGACCTGGCGTACCGCATCGAGCACGGCGAGGCCAGCGCAGTCGTGGCGCTCGGATCGCTCGCTGACCGTGTCGGCGGCGACATCCTGCGGATCGCGGTCGACGGGGCGCCCGCCGACTGGACCGACTTCGCCGAGTCGGCGAGCGCGCCGGAGGCCTTCGAACCGGATGGCCCCACCCCGGCATCCGACACGAGCCTGCTGTACTTCACGTCGGGCACGACCAGCCGTCCGAAGCTCGTGCAGCACACCCACGCGTCGTACCCCGTCGGGCACCTGTCGACGATGTGGTGGCTGGGCGTGCGACCGGAGGACGTGCACTTGAACATCTCCTCGCCGGGGTGGGCCAAGCACGCCTGGTCGAGCTTCTACTCGCCGTTCCTCGCCCAGGCGACCGTGTTCGTCTACAACTACGACCGCTTCGACGCGAACACTCTGATGCACGTCATGCAGACGCATCACGTCTCGACCTTCTGCGCTCCGCCGACGGTCTGGCGGATGCTGATCCAGGCCGACCTCGGTCGGCTCGCGCAGCCTCCACGTGAGCTCGTCGGCGCCGGCGAACCTCTGAATCCGGAGGTGATCGCGCGGGTGCGCGACGCCTGGGGCGGAACCATTCGCGACGGATTCGGGCAGACCGAGATGACCGCCTGCGTCGGCAACTCCCCCGGTCAGGTCGTGAAGGACGGCTCGATGGGTCGTCCGCTCCCTGGGTACCCGGTGGTCCTGCTGGACCCGGTCACCGGCCAGGTCACCGACGGCGAGGGCGAGATCGCGCTCGACCTGGCCGAGGCGCCGGTGGGCCTGATGGCCGGCTACTACCGGGATGCCGCGAAGACCGCCGAGTCCCGCGAGGGCGGGTTCCATCACACCGGCGACATCGCCACCCGCGATGCGGACGGGTATCTGACCTACATCGGCCGAGCGGACGACGTGTTCAAGGCATCCGACTACAAGATCTCTCCGTTCGAGCTCGAGTCGGTGCTGCTGGAGCACGAGCTCGTGATCGAGGCCGCCGTCGTGCCGAGCCCGGATCCGACGCGGCTGTCGGTTCCGAAGGCGTACGTGTGCCTTCGGCCGGATGCCGGGGACGAGTCGGCCGCGGCATCCGCGATCTACGCCTTCGCACGCGAGCGGCTGTCCGCGCACCTGTGGGTGCGGATCATCGAGTTCGTACCGGAGCTGCCGAAGACGATTTCAGGGAAGATCCGCCGCGTCGAGCTGCGCACCCGCGAGGCGCAGCGGGTCGCCGCCGGAGGGGACCGCACAGGGCAGCACCTGGACCGCGACTACCGCTGA
- a CDS encoding alpha/beta fold hydrolase → MAVPLSELNRMPDPQMVFVGEGVRLATYTWGDPDAPAVVIVHGFASSTRDNWVLTGWTRMLERAGYFVLGVDQRGHGLSDKPHEPEGYDIRALASDMETVLDTYLVEEACYVGYSLGARVGWQVAVDLPARITRAVLGGVPEGIPLARLDLDQVRAYISDGTPVVDAATQNYIALTERVPGNDLNALLALAEGMRASRTIDPDESDAPQQPVLFATGSQDAIIEGSRSLASAAPQGRFLEIPDRHHFNAPGSRAFREAALAFLAER, encoded by the coding sequence ATGGCCGTACCTCTTTCGGAACTGAATCGGATGCCGGACCCGCAGATGGTCTTCGTCGGCGAAGGCGTGCGCCTGGCGACCTACACCTGGGGGGATCCCGATGCGCCGGCGGTCGTCATCGTGCACGGGTTCGCCTCCAGCACGCGCGACAACTGGGTGCTGACCGGCTGGACACGGATGCTGGAGCGCGCCGGCTACTTCGTGCTCGGCGTCGACCAGCGCGGGCACGGCCTCAGCGACAAGCCGCACGAGCCGGAAGGCTACGACATCCGCGCCCTCGCCTCGGACATGGAGACCGTGCTCGACACCTACCTCGTCGAGGAGGCGTGCTACGTCGGCTACTCGCTCGGGGCCAGGGTCGGGTGGCAGGTCGCGGTCGACCTCCCGGCCCGCATCACCCGCGCAGTGCTCGGTGGCGTCCCGGAGGGCATCCCGCTGGCACGGCTCGATCTCGACCAGGTGCGCGCGTACATCTCGGACGGCACGCCCGTTGTGGATGCCGCGACGCAGAACTACATCGCGCTGACCGAGCGGGTGCCGGGCAACGACCTGAACGCGCTGCTCGCCCTCGCGGAGGGCATGCGCGCGTCCCGCACGATCGACCCGGATGAGTCGGATGCACCGCAGCAGCCGGTGCTGTTCGCGACCGGATCGCAGGACGCGATCATCGAGGGATCACGGAGCCTGGCATCCGCGGCCCCGCAGGGCCGTTTCCTCGAGATCCCGGACCGGCATCATTTCAACGCGCCCGGTTCCCGCGCCTTCCGCGAAGCAGCCCTCGCCTTCCTCGCGGAGCGTTGA